One Ureaplasma urealyticum serovar 8 str. ATCC 27618 genomic window carries:
- the tmk gene encoding dTMP kinase yields the protein MMLTKNSNELKSPKKGLFIVFEGIDGAGKTSILKQLLDVLKEPKLVNKIFLTREPGGKNNTAAELIRDFFLKNLEAFDPLTLAYLYASSRAEHVKKTINPNLEKGHIVISDRFVHSSYIYQGIVQNQSLEVIHHVNQQAIGNLEIDYIFYFDVSVNNALNRMKNRFDNTNAFDSQNKQFYEKLLKQYPSVFNAYNQPKKIIFIDANKSENEVLCEVKERLLEIFKEHKYI from the coding sequence ATGATGTTAACGAAAAATAGTAATGAACTAAAATCGCCAAAAAAAGGCTTATTTATTGTTTTTGAAGGGATTGATGGAGCTGGAAAAACATCAATTTTAAAACAATTACTAGATGTTTTAAAAGAACCTAAATTAGTTAATAAAATTTTTTTAACACGTGAACCCGGCGGAAAAAACAACACTGCAGCAGAATTAATTCGTGACTTTTTTTTAAAAAATCTAGAAGCATTTGATCCTTTAACACTAGCTTATTTATATGCAAGTAGTCGTGCAGAACATGTTAAAAAAACAATTAATCCAAATTTAGAAAAAGGACATATTGTTATTTCAGATCGTTTTGTTCATTCATCATATATTTATCAAGGGATTGTTCAAAACCAAAGTTTAGAAGTTATTCATCATGTTAATCAACAAGCGATTGGTAATTTAGAAATTGATTATATTTTTTATTTTGATGTAAGTGTTAATAATGCATTAAATCGTATGAAGAATCGTTTTGATAATACAAACGCATTTGATTCACAAAATAAACAATTTTATGAAAAATTATTAAAACAATATCCAAGTGTTTTTAATGCATACAATCAACCTAAAAAAATTATTTTTATTGATGCTAATAAAAGTGAAAACGAAGTTTTGTGTGAGGTTAAAGAACGATTATTAGAAATTTTTAAAGAACATAAATATATTTAA
- a CDS encoding iron ABC transporter permease: MLTSFIFLFNIIYTNKTFIWQSFYFQKASSEEVFLLFFYSPIILLVCGAGLVCSGFSLQSTTRNGLAGPSTLGIFPLAALGSILSQLITKSFSNIFIGYAFGIVFSLIALGINFLFIKMTPHKKTFKPILFGFSLGAIITAINVLIANFHSSIVASPIQLLGSVGVYSSIERFYIGVPIVFISTIVLLCYAKKIQILYTSHYLAKSLGININRMYWITSICSIFIAISTTFLIGGLSLIAIVMPHLSRLLFKRTNYLFQMIAAIFLTCILLQLLGLVVEFFSKFNIVFLVATVLAIPMIVLLKWELGWKVNKN, encoded by the coding sequence TTGCTAACTTCATTTATTTTTTTGTTCAACATTATCTACACAAATAAAACATTTATTTGACAATCTTTTTATTTTCAAAAAGCCTCTTCTGAGGAAGTTTTTTTATTATTTTTTTATTCGCCAATTATTTTATTAGTTTGTGGAGCTGGATTAGTTTGTAGTGGCTTTAGTTTGCAATCAACAACGCGTAATGGTTTAGCTGGACCATCAACATTAGGAATTTTCCCCTTAGCAGCTTTGGGAAGTATTTTAAGCCAGTTAATTACTAAAAGTTTTTCTAATATTTTCATTGGCTATGCTTTTGGTATTGTTTTTAGTTTAATTGCTTTAGGTATTAATTTTTTATTTATTAAAATGACACCACATAAAAAAACATTTAAACCAATTTTGTTTGGTTTTTCATTAGGAGCGATTATTACAGCAATTAATGTTTTAATTGCTAATTTTCACTCTTCTATTGTTGCTTCGCCTATTCAATTATTAGGTAGTGTTGGCGTTTATAGTTCGATTGAACGCTTTTACATTGGTGTTCCAATAGTGTTTATAAGTACGATTGTTTTGTTATGTTATGCAAAAAAGATTCAGATTTTATATACTAGTCATTATTTAGCTAAATCATTAGGAATTAATATTAATAGAATGTATTGAATTACTTCAATTTGTTCAATTTTTATTGCTATTTCAACGACTTTTTTAATTGGTGGCCTTTCTTTAATTGCGATTGTTATGCCCCATTTATCACGTTTATTATTTAAAAGAACTAATTATTTATTTCAAATGATTGCTGCCATCTTTTTAACTTGTATTTTATTACAACTATTAGGATTAGTTGTTGAATTCTTTTCAAAATTTAATATTGTATTTTTAGTTGCTACAGTACTTGCAATTCCCATGATTGTTTTATTAAAATGAGAATTAGGGTGGAAAGTGAATAAAAATTAA
- a CDS encoding BMP family ABC transporter substrate-binding protein codes for MKKSKINKKILFASFAGVATLASVAAIAASCNDSNKNNGGTSQDGNYVSKLVLENFYSKPAGDIGDNPGYHRTYNSLYDDGARMLGLISFSHSGPIAEYFKSPNAKKDLSAVLIDDKFSGNEGKDRIASVSYRVDQAAFLTGIAAAYYLNANQETFGKDGKLTWGGYVGLHFTSTSTFIQGFKFGVQWANEKLKDKNINQEDANGTEKKWMNVEQVFANKYVAGSFKPDEEGATNIINDLITKKADVILPVAGPQTNIATSIVSNATDPSVIIGVDTAQELDDVTNRKRITNKTVNDGKTILFSIVKRVDLAMKGAIENASKGAQLTDDITKDAYKLGTHTEASLDKSTYVDDTPLVELSNAGRVYLEQAAKLAGLKAITYAQIVDAIQNEDLFKLLSQKGTTTLENVATKTNDGWTLKNEYSNKPFAELQKLLGGEVYINELDKKLYPYSLTGSSYLEEDKTKRSASQEFKKAWDAATTPEAKEKLAKVVLGQNNAVIKDKSFSESAYNGLAAFYKSKKIIIPKI; via the coding sequence ATGAAAAAAAGTAAAATAAATAAAAAAATTTTATTTGCTTCATTTGCTGGAGTAGCTACACTAGCTTCAGTTGCAGCAATTGCTGCATCATGCAATGATAGTAATAAAAACAATGGAGGAACAAGTCAAGATGGAAATTATGTTTCTAAATTGGTTTTAGAAAACTTCTATTCAAAACCAGCTGGAGACATAGGTGATAATCCAGGATATCATAGAACATATAACTCATTATACGATGATGGCGCTCGTATGTTAGGTTTAATATCGTTTAGTCATTCAGGCCCAATTGCTGAATATTTTAAATCACCTAATGCTAAAAAAGATTTAAGTGCTGTTTTAATTGATGATAAATTTAGTGGAAATGAAGGTAAAGACCGTATTGCGTCTGTATCATATCGTGTTGATCAAGCTGCATTTTTAACAGGAATTGCTGCTGCATATTATTTAAATGCTAACCAAGAAACCTTTGGAAAAGATGGAAAATTAACTTGAGGTGGATATGTTGGATTGCACTTTACATCAACATCAACTTTCATTCAAGGATTTAAATTCGGTGTTCAATGAGCAAATGAAAAATTAAAAGATAAAAATATTAATCAAGAAGACGCTAATGGAACTGAGAAAAAATGAATGAATGTTGAACAAGTATTTGCTAACAAATATGTTGCTGGATCATTTAAACCAGATGAAGAAGGTGCAACAAACATCATTAACGATTTAATTACAAAAAAAGCTGATGTTATTTTACCTGTTGCTGGTCCACAAACAAATATTGCAACCTCAATTGTTTCGAACGCAACAGACCCAAGTGTAATTATTGGTGTTGATACTGCTCAAGAGTTAGATGATGTAACAAATCGTAAAAGAATTACAAATAAAACAGTTAATGATGGAAAAACAATTTTATTTTCAATTGTTAAACGTGTTGACTTAGCGATGAAAGGTGCAATTGAAAATGCTTCAAAGGGCGCACAACTAACTGATGATATTACTAAAGATGCTTATAAATTAGGAACACATACTGAAGCAAGTTTAGACAAGAGTACATATGTTGATGATACACCACTTGTTGAATTGTCAAATGCAGGGCGCGTTTATTTAGAACAAGCAGCAAAATTAGCGGGTTTGAAGGCGATTACATACGCTCAAATTGTGGATGCTATTCAAAATGAAGATTTATTTAAACTTCTTTCACAAAAAGGAACTACAACATTAGAAAATGTTGCTACAAAAACAAACGATGGTTGAACTTTAAAAAATGAATATAGCAATAAACCATTTGCTGAATTACAAAAATTACTTGGCGGAGAAGTTTATATTAACGAATTAGATAAAAAATTATACCCTTATTCACTAACAGGTTCTTCATATTTAGAAGAAGATAAAACAAAACGAAGTGCATCACAAGAATTTAAAAAAGCTTGAGATGCTGCTACAACTCCAGAAGCTAAAGAAAAATTAGCAAAAGTTGTCTTAGGTCAAAACAATGCAGTTATAAAAGATAAATCTTTCTCAGAATCTGCATATAATGGATTAGCAGCATTCTACAAATCTAAAAAAATTATTATTCCAAAAATTTAA
- a CDS encoding FecCD family ABC transporter permease, translating into MHNYTFRFKLFKQIQNQTTKKLKPLILLVAAIILIATIFSIWIWNISYANFYDQTLNKYVYFSLNESLKLIFSGQFLDSSNIKYLNLQATFWASIASILSGISLAIAGCVTQALTRNPLADSSTLGIVQSSVFMIVIAFSHNIISFGGLFGFAIVGGIIASIILLILVFATRNKLSYVKITLAGLAIGVFFNTIAYFVRIQSAKGSSINFKYVLGGSENIYPTHIDPFLTLWVSAVLILIGVIIAYVLSHKLTLLEIGDEKAKNLGSSIIIVKILAIVSTIFLISPTILLVGNIAFVGLFAPHIVRKVFGIRDYRYVMPLSGLFGAMITSLGLILYRETIYINSSIWMSFIGAPVLAYLGWKHWNRA; encoded by the coding sequence ATGCACAATTATACTTTTCGTTTTAAATTATTTAAACAAATTCAAAATCAAACAACTAAAAAGTTAAAACCATTAATTTTATTAGTAGCTGCAATTATTTTAATTGCTACTATTTTTAGTATTTGAATATGAAACATTTCATATGCTAATTTTTATGATCAAACATTAAATAAATATGTTTACTTTTCTTTAAATGAATCACTAAAACTAATTTTTAGTGGCCAATTTTTAGATTCATCAAATATTAAATATTTAAACTTACAAGCCACATTTTGAGCAAGCATTGCTTCAATTTTATCTGGGATTAGTTTAGCTATAGCTGGTTGTGTAACACAAGCATTAACAAGAAATCCATTAGCGGATTCAAGTACATTAGGAATTGTACAATCAAGTGTTTTTATGATTGTAATTGCTTTTTCACACAATATTATTTCTTTTGGTGGCCTTTTTGGATTTGCGATTGTTGGGGGAATTATTGCAAGCATTATTTTATTAATTCTAGTTTTTGCTACAAGAAATAAATTATCATATGTCAAAATTACTTTAGCAGGATTAGCAATAGGCGTTTTTTTTAATACAATTGCTTATTTTGTTCGTATTCAAAGTGCTAAGGGTTCAAGTATTAACTTTAAATATGTATTAGGGGGAAGTGAAAACATTTATCCAACCCATATTGATCCTTTTTTAACATTATGAGTTAGTGCAGTTTTAATTTTAATTGGTGTGATTATTGCTTACGTTTTATCCCATAAATTAACCTTATTAGAAATTGGTGATGAAAAAGCTAAAAATTTAGGATCATCAATTATTATTGTTAAAATACTAGCTATTGTATCTACAATTTTTTTAATTTCGCCAACTATTTTATTAGTTGGTAATATTGCTTTTGTTGGTTTATTTGCACCTCATATTGTTCGTAAAGTTTTTGGAATTAGAGATTATCGTTATGTTATGCCCTTATCAGGATTGTTTGGAGCAATGATTACTTCTTTGGGTTTGATATTATATCGCGAAACAATTTATATTAATTCATCAATATGAATGAGTTTTATTGGAGCTCCTGTTTTAGCTTATTTAGGATGAAAACATTGAAACAGAGCCTAA
- a CDS encoding TatD family hydrolase, translated as MLEKIKIIDTHTHPNIEPLIDEFDDIIAECYKQGVGLNIVGVDLKSSQIAIEQAKKFAFLTCSVAIHPNDLHNIEEDFVALEKLVKENVDYISCIGECGLDYYHEQEYDHDFQKYWFKKHIELAKKYHKPLMLHIRNAHDDAIAILKELDVKDAIIHCFTDKKKYAEQYIKMGYYLSYPGVITFKPTKNNQIDELHEAIKITPLDKILVETDAPYLTPTPKRGQINYPYYVLYTSAFIANLLGITYEKMQNILLQNALRILNFKK; from the coding sequence ATGTTAGAAAAAATAAAAATTATTGACACTCACACACATCCCAATATTGAACCACTAATTGATGAATTTGATGATATTATTGCTGAATGCTATAAACAAGGTGTTGGGTTAAATATTGTTGGTGTTGATTTAAAAAGTTCGCAAATTGCGATCGAACAGGCTAAAAAATTTGCATTTTTAACTTGTAGTGTTGCCATTCATCCAAATGACTTACATAATATAGAAGAAGATTTTGTCGCTTTAGAAAAATTAGTAAAAGAAAATGTTGATTACATAAGTTGTATTGGTGAATGTGGATTAGATTATTATCATGAACAAGAATATGACCATGATTTTCAAAAATATTGATTTAAAAAACATATTGAATTAGCAAAAAAATATCATAAACCACTAATGTTACATATTCGTAATGCACATGATGATGCAATTGCTATTTTAAAAGAATTAGATGTTAAAGATGCCATCATACATTGTTTTACAGATAAGAAAAAATATGCAGAACAATATATTAAAATGGGTTATTATCTTTCATATCCTGGCGTAATTACTTTTAAACCAACAAAAAACAATCAAATAGATGAGTTACATGAAGCAATTAAAATAACGCCACTTGATAAAATTTTAGTTGAAACAGATGCCCCTTATTTAACGCCTACTCCTAAACGTGGCCAAATTAACTATCCTTATTATGTACTATATACATCTGCATTTATTGCTAATTTATTAGGAATTACCTACGAAAAAATGCAAAATATTCTCTTGCAAAATGCCTTAAGAATTTTAAATTTTAAAAAATAA
- a CDS encoding iron ABC transporter permease — MRIKTRFQQFLKYQFEQKTFFRFKKNKVFLPFVLLILTISLMLIAVAGASRFVNVFSYLIDWKIISQLLISGIALGISGYIIQRLTKNRLADSSLLGMGNINLVILTVLFLIFDFSQLQVQRRIEYILPFIYLIGSLIICFFIHFLCNSSGGYIFKRIIISGIVINLITIVIAQSLRILMSKESSMYLKIILLGNIESRTDFCFYFCLAMLIISIIWLMANSTKLKIMVTNQQLSEQLGINSKSLTLQTFVCISLLVSTSYSLSGNVIFVGIVAANVAFNYAKNKICNGIINAGLMGGIVLLVSYIFVVLILKLSADQVILLVPIISGPYFLYKVILLKN; from the coding sequence ATGCGTATCAAAACAAGATTTCAACAATTTTTAAAATATCAATTTGAACAAAAAACGTTTTTTAGATTCAAAAAAAACAAAGTATTTTTACCATTTGTTTTATTAATTTTAACTATTAGTTTAATGTTAATTGCTGTAGCAGGCGCTTCACGTTTTGTTAATGTTTTTAGTTATTTAATTGATTGAAAAATTATTTCGCAATTATTAATTTCAGGAATTGCTTTAGGAATTAGTGGTTATATCATTCAAAGATTAACAAAAAATCGATTAGCAGATAGTTCGCTATTGGGAATGGGGAACATTAACTTAGTTATTTTAACTGTTCTTTTTTTAATATTTGATTTTAGTCAGTTGCAAGTTCAAAGACGAATCGAATATATTTTGCCATTTATTTATTTAATTGGATCATTAATTATTTGTTTTTTCATTCATTTTTTATGTAATTCATCTGGGGGATATATTTTTAAAAGAATTATTATCTCAGGGATTGTTATTAATTTAATTACTATTGTTATCGCTCAATCATTACGAATTTTAATGAGTAAAGAATCAAGCATGTATCTAAAAATAATTTTATTAGGTAATATTGAATCACGAACTGATTTTTGTTTTTATTTTTGTCTTGCAATGCTTATTATTAGCATTATTTGACTAATGGCAAATTCAACTAAACTTAAAATTATGGTAACAAACCAACAATTATCTGAGCAATTAGGAATCAATAGCAAATCTTTAACACTACAAACGTTTGTTTGTATTAGTTTATTAGTATCAACAAGTTATAGTTTAAGTGGTAATGTTATTTTCGTTGGAATTGTCGCAGCCAACGTGGCGTTTAATTATGCTAAAAACAAAATTTGTAATGGCATTATTAATGCTGGATTAATGGGTGGTATCGTCTTATTAGTTAGTTATATTTTTGTTGTTTTAATCTTAAAATTATCAGCTGATCAAGTTATTTTATTAGTGCCAATTATTTCTGGACCATATTTTCTATATAAAGTTATTTTATTAAAAAATTAA
- a CDS encoding alpha/beta fold hydrolase: MELIKTNTLNFYFEPAKSELKKGSIVFIHGLDASPHYFFLINQSLLEYDCYFVGLPAHGLTPVNSKKELNIPAFAELFINWINEIDLKEFYLLGHSLGAGVASLVGFIVPQRVQKLILVCPYHYQYLNPFLNKKLFNAWVLFPNPFLKFKTDVILKKLYIDYRNNYKTLPETRWDSISREYPRVARDISLLCLSLLNIKFNRELKMAQRNLIMPTLVMVSKQDELIDYRLALKVFRNNSQISTYIFNNSGHIPFIEEPKLFTNILLSFLEDRFIEQEESESNDVNEK; the protein is encoded by the coding sequence ATGGAATTAATTAAGACTAATACACTTAATTTTTATTTTGAGCCTGCTAAAAGCGAACTAAAAAAAGGTTCAATTGTTTTTATACATGGACTTGATGCATCACCACATTATTTCTTTTTAATTAATCAAAGTTTATTAGAATATGATTGTTACTTTGTGGGATTACCTGCTCATGGACTAACACCTGTTAATAGCAAAAAAGAATTAAATATTCCTGCTTTTGCAGAGTTATTTATTAATTGAATTAATGAAATTGATTTAAAAGAGTTTTATTTATTAGGACATTCATTAGGAGCAGGTGTTGCTAGCTTAGTAGGGTTTATTGTTCCTCAACGAGTACAAAAACTGATTCTTGTTTGTCCATATCATTATCAATATTTAAATCCTTTTTTAAATAAAAAGTTATTTAATGCGTGAGTTTTATTTCCCAATCCTTTTTTAAAATTTAAAACCGATGTTATTTTAAAAAAACTATATATTGATTATCGTAACAATTATAAAACTTTACCAGAAACACGATGAGATTCGATTTCAAGAGAATATCCCCGTGTTGCACGCGATATTTCGCTTTTATGTTTATCATTGTTAAATATTAAGTTTAATCGTGAATTAAAAATGGCTCAGCGCAATTTAATTATGCCAACTTTAGTTATGGTATCAAAACAAGATGAATTAATTGATTATCGATTAGCACTTAAGGTGTTTAGAAATAATTCCCAAATTAGCACTTATATTTTTAATAATTCAGGTCACATCCCTTTTATTGAAGAACCTAAATTATTCACTAATATATTATTAAGTTTTTTAGAAGATAGATTTATAGAACAAGAAGAAAGTGAAAGCAATGATGTTAACGAAAAATAG
- the rpsB gene encoding 30S ribosomal protein S2 — MSQMENSTKKVESVADVEVVATENAKVEQKPTSPADAIQLKVNANSTIKNLKTLVSIVKLTESGAHIGLNPKKWNPKMANYIHAKRSNNHVIDILKTILFLDRAYKFLQEVAQNGGTVMFVGTRGRVVKELIKVEAERTNSFYVTQRWLGGTLTNFANISRSLKKFNSNLALLESEEINKYSKKEQIAINKETAKLEKFYGGIKTMKQRPDVLILVDPVNDVNAIKEARKLNIPVIALANTNADPQLIDYIIPVNNYSVKSITLILGVLADAIAELRGEPTKIVGRPDSEIVLPETKSSWRQNNYDPSKRGYNPKYVNHKSTFNKFNNKKPAEATSQAKTNEKIVIKAETN; from the coding sequence ATGTCTCAAATGGAAAATTCGACGAAAAAAGTTGAATCGGTAGCTGATGTTGAAGTAGTTGCTACTGAAAATGCAAAAGTAGAACAAAAACCTACATCACCGGCTGACGCAATTCAGCTTAAAGTCAATGCAAATTCAACTATAAAAAATCTTAAAACTTTAGTTTCAATTGTGAAATTAACTGAATCAGGGGCTCATATTGGATTAAATCCTAAAAAATGAAACCCTAAAATGGCTAACTATATTCACGCTAAACGTTCAAACAACCACGTTATTGATATTCTAAAAACAATTTTATTTTTAGATCGTGCATATAAATTCTTACAAGAAGTTGCTCAAAATGGTGGAACTGTAATGTTTGTTGGAACACGTGGTCGTGTTGTTAAAGAATTAATTAAAGTAGAAGCAGAACGTACTAATTCGTTCTATGTAACTCAAAGATGATTAGGAGGAACTTTAACAAACTTCGCTAACATCTCACGTTCATTAAAGAAATTTAATAGTAATCTAGCTTTATTAGAAAGCGAAGAAATTAATAAATATTCTAAGAAAGAACAAATCGCTATTAACAAAGAAACTGCTAAATTAGAAAAATTCTATGGTGGAATTAAAACAATGAAACAACGTCCAGATGTTTTAATTTTAGTAGATCCAGTTAATGATGTTAATGCTATTAAAGAAGCACGTAAATTAAACATTCCAGTAATTGCTTTAGCAAATACAAATGCTGATCCACAATTAATTGATTACATTATTCCAGTAAATAATTATTCAGTTAAATCAATCACTTTAATCTTAGGTGTATTAGCAGATGCAATCGCTGAATTACGTGGCGAACCAACAAAAATTGTTGGCCGTCCAGATAGCGAAATTGTTTTACCTGAAACAAAATCAAGTTGAAGACAAAACAATTATGACCCAAGCAAACGTGGTTATAATCCAAAATATGTAAACCACAAGTCTACATTTAATAAATTCAACAACAAAAAACCAGCTGAAGCAACTAGCCAAGCAAAAACAAACGAAAAAATTGTTATCAAAGCTGAAACTAACTAA
- the mnmE gene encoding tRNA uridine-5-carboxymethylaminomethyl(34) synthesis GTPase MnmE: protein MSTIVALATAPMNCAIHIIRISGPQAFEMINKISTTKIKKETFKIWYTTLKDNDQVLDEVLVNTFVGPKTFTGEDLVEINCHGGVIVANLIIKILIKYGCQPAQRGEFSRRALLNKKMDLSKIEAINNLVNAKNELSVKGVIGALLGRVSQSISDFKHELFMIIGQIEVNIDYPEYDDVEQVDAINLKQRLLVLNEKIKKIIDQSKKFLPINKGIKVLIIGKPNVGKSTLLNALCNEQKAIVTDIPGTTRDVIESSINIDNITLNILDTAGIHSTNDFVENLGINKAKELINKVDLVLYLVPANNQQDLELYDLIKDQKHLLVYTKKDLIDQYSDDQIYINAKDNDIQALIDKIKELFYVQEFDNANIDVLQSQRQIGILENVNYLIDNAITNLEKGDTVDLVVADLEFCNLRLNELLGIGSEYDFLDDLFKNFCVGK from the coding sequence ATGTCAACGATTGTCGCTTTAGCAACAGCTCCTATGAATTGTGCTATTCATATTATTCGAATTAGTGGTCCACAAGCTTTTGAAATGATTAATAAAATTTCCACAACAAAAATCAAAAAAGAAACTTTTAAAATTTGGTACACAACACTAAAAGATAATGATCAAGTTTTGGATGAAGTTTTAGTGAATACTTTTGTTGGACCTAAAACATTCACTGGTGAAGATTTAGTTGAAATTAATTGTCATGGTGGAGTAATTGTTGCTAATTTAATTATTAAAATATTAATTAAGTATGGTTGTCAGCCAGCTCAAAGGGGTGAATTTTCACGTCGTGCTTTATTAAATAAAAAGATGGATCTATCAAAAATTGAAGCTATTAATAATTTAGTTAATGCGAAAAATGAATTAAGCGTTAAAGGTGTTATTGGGGCTTTATTAGGACGTGTTTCACAATCAATTAGTGATTTTAAACATGAATTATTTATGATAATTGGTCAAATCGAAGTTAATATTGATTATCCTGAATATGATGATGTTGAACAAGTTGATGCAATTAATTTAAAACAACGTTTGTTAGTGCTAAACGAAAAGATTAAAAAGATTATTGATCAATCAAAAAAATTCTTACCAATTAATAAAGGGATTAAAGTATTAATAATTGGTAAACCAAATGTCGGTAAATCAACTTTGTTAAATGCTTTATGTAATGAACAAAAAGCTATTGTCACAGATATTCCTGGAACAACACGTGATGTGATTGAATCATCAATTAATATCGATAATATTACTTTAAATATCTTAGACACTGCTGGTATTCATTCAACAAATGATTTTGTTGAAAACTTAGGGATCAATAAAGCTAAAGAATTAATTAATAAAGTTGATTTAGTTTTATATTTAGTGCCAGCAAACAATCAACAAGATTTAGAATTATATGATTTAATTAAAGATCAAAAACACTTATTAGTTTATACAAAAAAAGATTTAATTGATCAATATAGTGATGATCAAATCTATATTAATGCAAAAGATAATGATATTCAAGCATTAATTGATAAAATCAAAGAACTTTTTTATGTTCAAGAATTTGATAATGCAAACATTGATGTTTTACAATCACAACGTCAAATAGGTATTTTAGAAAACGTTAATTATCTAATTGATAATGCAATTACTAATTTAGAAAAAGGGGACACAGTTGATTTAGTTGTTGCTGATTTAGAATTTTGTAATTTACGTTTAAATGAACTATTAGGAATAGGTAGTGAATACGATTTCTTAGATGATTTATTTAAAAATTTTTGCGTAGGTAAATAG
- a CDS encoding DNA polymerase III subunit delta, which yields MKYSFANLLIQSPKTSLTLGVEQIMLAFINEKNHEQQAHYINKVKNNQYFDLKIYDSLSMKKSDVIDLQNAFLYDGIEDINLKFYLIKNIDLASKYVLNALLKFIEEPPKNTIAIFSTKNLNQVLKTIKSRCQLFYLPANYDLYHQLIKQINQPISATECDLIFDDLDELKTLLENNEINEVLAYHAKLNDIKSFETLNDLKETFKNLSILQIHYLLKLIFIKINNINSKQAILDLMRANLKININKNSLFTIIYTIIIENRGD from the coding sequence ATGAAATATAGTTTTGCCAATTTATTGATTCAATCACCCAAAACCTCATTAACATTAGGTGTTGAACAAATCATGCTAGCGTTTATTAATGAAAAAAATCATGAGCAACAAGCACATTACATTAATAAAGTTAAAAATAATCAGTATTTTGATTTAAAAATTTACGATAGTTTATCTATGAAAAAAAGTGATGTAATTGATTTACAAAACGCTTTTTTATACGATGGAATAGAAGATATTAATTTAAAATTTTATCTTATTAAAAACATTGATTTAGCTTCAAAATATGTCTTAAATGCTTTATTAAAATTCATTGAAGAACCACCTAAAAACACTATTGCTATTTTTAGTACAAAAAATTTAAATCAAGTTTTAAAAACAATCAAGAGCCGTTGCCAACTTTTTTATTTACCAGCTAATTATGATTTATATCACCAATTAATTAAACAAATTAATCAACCAATTAGTGCAACTGAGTGTGATTTAATATTTGATGATTTAGATGAACTTAAAACTTTGTTAGAAAATAATGAAATTAATGAAGTTTTAGCATACCATGCTAAATTAAATGATATAAAAAGCTTTGAAACATTAAATGATTTAAAAGAAACATTTAAAAACTTATCTATTTTACAAATTCACTATTTACTAAAATTAATCTTTATTAAAATTAATAATATAAATAGTAAACAAGCGATTTTAGATTTAATGCGAGCAAATTTAAAAATCAATATTAACAAAAATAGTTTATTTACAATTATTTATACAATTATTATTGAAAATAGAGGTGATTAA